The nucleotide sequence AACAAAGAAAGAAACCCCATGCTGATACACCCGATGCCCGACCCGATCGCCATACAAATCGGCCCGCTCGCCGTGCACTGGTACGGTCTGATGTATGTGCTGGCCTTCGCCCTGTTCATTATCCTGGGCCGCGTGCGCATCAAGCAGCCGCATATCGCCGTGCTGGGCTGGAAGAAGGAAGACCTCGATGACATGCTGTTCTACGGCATGCTGGGCGTGGTGATCGGCGGGCGCCTGGGCGAAGTGCTGTTCTACCGTCCCGAATACTTCATGCACAATCCGCTGGAGATCTTCATGGTCTGGCATGGCGGCATGTCCTTCCATGGTGGCTTCCTCGGTGTCATCCTGGCCATGTACGTGTGGAGCCGCAAGGCGGGCCGCAACCTGTTCGACGTGCTCGACTTCATCGCGCCGCTGGTACCGCTCGGTTATGCGGCGGGCCGCCTGGGCAACTTCATCAATGCCGAACTGCCGGGCCGCATCGCCCCGGAAAGCCTGCCGTGGGCCATGCAATGGCCAGGCATCCCCTACCCCGTGCATCCGTCGCCGCTCTACCAGATGCTGGTCGACGGCATTTTGGTCTTCATCATCCTGTGGCTGTATGCCCGCAAGCAGCGCCCGCGCATGGCTGTCGGTGCCATGTTCACCCTGCTGTACGGCTGCGCGCGTTTCTTCACAGAATACTTCCGCACGCCGGACTGGGAAGTCGTATGGCTGGGCGTGCCGATCACGTCAGGCCAGATGCTGTCGCTGCCGATGATCGTTGGCGCCATCGCGCTGCTGGTGTGGGCCCATAAAAGCCAGGTGATCGGCACGCCGCCTACCAAGGCCCGCCCGGCAAATACGTAACACCG is from Janthinobacterium sp. 61 and encodes:
- the lgt gene encoding prolipoprotein diacylglyceryl transferase, encoding MLIHPMPDPIAIQIGPLAVHWYGLMYVLAFALFIILGRVRIKQPHIAVLGWKKEDLDDMLFYGMLGVVIGGRLGEVLFYRPEYFMHNPLEIFMVWHGGMSFHGGFLGVILAMYVWSRKAGRNLFDVLDFIAPLVPLGYAAGRLGNFINAELPGRIAPESLPWAMQWPGIPYPVHPSPLYQMLVDGILVFIILWLYARKQRPRMAVGAMFTLLYGCARFFTEYFRTPDWEVVWLGVPITSGQMLSLPMIVGAIALLVWAHKSQVIGTPPTKARPANT